Proteins from one Cicer arietinum cultivar CDC Frontier isolate Library 1 chromosome 3, Cicar.CDCFrontier_v2.0, whole genome shotgun sequence genomic window:
- the LOC101491433 gene encoding putative pectinesterase/pectinesterase inhibitor 22, protein MAMLVNCLFILILLPSFDKVLSFQDEIPSEIQTQDMQALIAQACMDIENQNSCLTNIQNELTKTGPPSPTSVISAALRTTINEAIGAINNMTKISTFSVNNREQLAIEDCKELIDFSVSELAWSLGEMRRIRAGDRNAQYEGNLEAWLSAALSNQDTCIEGFEGTDRRLESFISGSLTQVTQLISNVLSLYTQLHRLPFRSPRNTTLLGTSDVSSEFPEWMTDADQELLKSRPHGAVANAIVALDGSGHYRTINEAVNAAPSHSNRRYVIYVKKGLYKENVDMKKKMTNIMIVGDGIGQTIITSNRNFMQGWTTFRTATFAVSGKGFIAKDVTFRNTAGPVNHQAVALRVDSDQSAFFRCSIEGNQDTLYAHSLRQFYRECEIYGTIDFIFGNGAAVLQNCKIYTRVPLPLQKVTITAQGRKSPHQSTGFTIQDSYVLASQPTYLGRPWKQYSRTVYINTYMSGMVQPRGWLEWLGNFALDTLWYGEYRNYGPGSSLAGRVKWPGFHIIKDASTAGYFTVQKFLNGGSWLPKTGVKFTAGLTN, encoded by the exons ATGGCCATGCTTGTTAATTGCCTTTTCATTCTCATCCTTTTACCATCATTTGATAAAGTACTTTCATTCCAAGATGAAATTCCCTCAGAAATCCAAACACAAGACATGCAAGCTTTGATTGCTCAAGCCTGCATGGATATCGAAAACCAAAACTCATGCCTCACAAATATTCAAAACGAGTTAACGAAAACCGGCCCTCCAAGTCCAACTTCAGTCATCAGTGCTGCACTCAGAACCACAATCAATGAAGCCATAGGTGCCATCAATAACATGACAAAGATCAGTACTTTTTCTGTTAATAACCGCGAGCAACTAGCCATAGAAGATTGCAAGGAGCTTATTGATTTCTCTGTGTCAGAGCTAGCATGGTCATTAGGTGAGATGAGGAGAATTCGAGCAGGCGATAGAAATGCGCAATACGAAGGAAACCTCGAAGCTTGGTTAAGTGCAGCACTTAGTAACCAAGATACATGTATTGAAGGGTTTGAAGGTACTGATAGACGCCTTGAGAGTTTCATCAGTGGAAGTTTAACACAAGTCACACAGCTTATCAGTAATGTTCTGTCTTTGTATACTCAACTTCATAGATTACCCTTTAGGTCTCCGAGGAACACTACATTGCTCGGAACAAGCGATGTAAGCTCGGAGTTTCCCGAATGGATGACCGATGCTGATCAAGAGCTCCTTAAGTCAAGACCGCACGGTGCGGTTGCAAATGCGATTGTTGCATTGGATGGGAGTGGTCATTACCGTACGATCAACGAAGCGGTTAATGCAGCTCCAAGTCATAGCAATAGGAGGTATGTTATCTATGTGAAGAAGGGACTTTACAAGGAGAATGTTGatatgaagaagaagatgacCAACATTATGATCGTTGGTGATGGTATTGGCCAAACTATTATCACAAGCAACAGAAATTTCATGCAAGGATGGACCACTTTTAGAACTGCCACGTTTG CTGTATCTGGGAAGGGTTTCATTGCAAAGGACGTGACATTCCGGAACACTGCTGGACCAGTAAACCATCAAGCAGTGGCATTGCGGGTGGATTCAGACCAATCTGCATTCTTTAGGTGCAGTATAGAAGGAAACCAAGACACCCTTTACGCGCACTCGCTGCGACAATTCTACCGTGAATGTGAAATCTATGGAACAATAGACTTCATTTTTGGCAATGGAGCTGCTGTTCTACAAAACTGCAAGATATACACAAGAGTTCCACTTCCATTACAAAAAGTTACAATCACAGCACAAGGTAGAAAAAGTCCACATCAAAGCACAGGTTTTACAATTCAAGATAGTTATGTTTTGGCCTCACAACCTACATATTTAGGGAGGCCATGGAAGCAATATTCTAGAACAGTTTACATTAACACATATATGAGTGGAATGGTTCAACCTAGAGGGTGGCTTGAATGGCTTGGAAACTTTGCATTGGACACTTTGTGGTATGGTGAATATAGAAATTATGGACCTGGTTCATCCCTTGCTGGTAGAGTTAAATGGCCTGGTTTTCATATCATTAAAGATGCTTCTACTGCTGGTTACTTTACTGTTCAGAAATTCCTTAATGGTGGTTCATGGTTGCCAAAAACAGGTGTCAAGTTCACAGCAGGATTGACCAATTGA
- the LOC101500636 gene encoding F-box/LRR-repeat protein 3 isoform X2, with protein MLSESLFSLLTEDLLIRILQKLDSDRKSWRLVCKDFNRVESLTRKNIRILRVEFLIGLLQKYCNIEMLDFSMCPRIDDGAVSILLSHGSASWTRGVRKLVLSRTTGLGYFGLEKLVRACPLLEAVDVSHCWTYGDREADALSCAVGLRELNMDKCLGVSDIGLAKIAIRCSKLERLSLKWCLEVSDMGIDLLSKKCLDLKFLDVSYLKITSESLRSIASLLKLEVFIMVGCYLVDDVGLRFLEKGCPLLKELSAPLINGLKNLKQLSIIRIEGVRVSDFILEIIGTNCKSLVELGLSKCIGVTNIGIMQLVFGSVNLKTLDLTCCRFITDAAISTIANSCPNLTCLKLESCDMVTEIGLYQLGSSCLLLEELDLTDCSGINDIALKYLSRCSELVRLKLGLCTNISDIGLVHIACNCQKLTELDLYRCVRIGDDGLAALSTGCNKLTMLNLSYCNRITDTGLKCIGYLVELSDLELRGLSNITSIGIKAVAVSCKRLADLDLKQCEKIDDSGFWALAYYSQNLRQINMSYCNVSDRVLCLLMGNLKRLQDAKLVHLDNVTVQGLELALRSCCGRIKKVKLQSSLRFSLSSEILETIHARGCKIRWD; from the exons ATGTTGTCCGAatctcttttctctctcttaACAGAAGACCTACTAATCCGAATCCTCCAAAAACTCGATTCAGATCGGAAATCATGGCGGTTAGTATGCAAAGATTTCAATCGGGTCGAATCTTTAACCCGAAAGAACATCCGGATTCTCCGCGTTGAATTTTTAATCGGATTACTTCAAAAGTATTGCAACATTGAAATGCTTGATTTTTCAATGTGTCCGCGAATTGACGATGGAGCAGTGTCGATTTTACTGAGTCACGGATCGGCGAGTTGGACTCGGGGAGTTAGGAAGTTAGTACTGAGTCGAACTACCGGGTTAGGCTACTTTGGTTTGGAGAAGTTGGTTAGGGCTTGTCCGTTATTGGAGGCGGTTGATGTGTCACATTGTTGGACTTATGGTGACAGAGAGGCTGATGCGCTATCGTGCGCTGTGGGGTTGAGGGAACTTAATATGGATAAGTGTTTAGGAGTTAGTGATATTGGGTTGGCGAAGATTGCTATTAGGTGTAGTAAGTTGGAGAGGTTGAGTTTGAAGTGGTGTTTGGAGGTTTCTGATATGGGGATTGATCTTCTTTCTAAAAAATGCTTGGATTTGAAATTTCTTGATGTTTCTTATCTTAAG ATAACAAGTGAATCGTTACGATCAATAGCTTCTCTGTTAAAACTCGAGGTTTTCATTATGGTGGGATGCTATTTAGTGGATGATGTGGGATTGAGGTTTCTTGAAAAAGGATGTCCACTACTTAAG GAGCTGTCAGCGCCTCTTATTAATGGCTTGAAGAATTTAAAGCAGTTGAGCATAATTAGAATTGAGGGTGTCCGCGTTTCTGATTTTATCCTCGAGATCATTGGCACCAATTGCAAATCTTTAGTTGAACTTGGTTTAAGCAAATGTATAGGGGTGACCAACATTGGAATTATGCAGCTAGTATTTGGCTCCGTCAATTTGAAGACACTTGATTTGACCTGTTGTCGTTTCATAACTGATGCAGCCATCTCTACTATAGCAAACTCTTGTCCAAACCTTACATGTCTGAAGTTAGAGTCTTGTGATATGGTTACCGAGATCGGTCTGTATCAGCTTGGATCGAGTTGCTTGCTGCTTGAAGAGCTTGACCTTACTGATTGCTCTGGCATAAATGACATAG CACTCAAATATCTATCAAGGTGCTCAGAACTTGTAAGATTGAAGTTAGGACTATGCACAAACATATCAGACATAGGATTGGTGCACATTGCTTGTAACTGCCAAAAATTGACTGAACTTGACCTCTATCG CTGTGTACGTATAGGAGATGATGGGCTAGCAGCACTCTCAACTGGATGCAACAAGTTGACCATGCTCAACCTATCATATTGCAATAGAATTACAGACACAGGGCTGAAGTGTATCGGCTATCTAGTCGAACTCTCTGATCTTGAGTTGCGTGGGCTTTCGAACATCACAAGCATTGGTATTAAAGCAGTTGCAGTCAGTTGCAAGAGGTTGGCTGATTTAGATTTGAAACAATGTGAAAAAATTGATGATTCGGGTTTTTGGGCCCTTGCGTATTATTCACAAAACCTACGGCAG ATAAATATGAGCTACTGTAACGTGTCGGATCGTGTGCTGTGCCTGCTTATGGGTAACCTGAAACGCCTCCAGGATGCCAAACTGGTTCATCTTGATAATGTCACTGTACAAGGATTGGAGCTTGCCCTTAGATCTTGTTGTGGTCGGATTAAAAAGGTTAAACTGCAGAGTTCTCTAAGGTTTTCGCTTTCCTCAGAAATACTGGAAACAATCCATGCACGAGGCTGCAAGATCAGATGGGATTAG
- the LOC101500636 gene encoding F-box/LRR-repeat protein 3 isoform X1, with translation MLSESLFSLLTEDLLIRILQKLDSDRKSWRLVCKDFNRVESLTRKNIRILRVEFLIGLLQKYCNIEMLDFSMCPRIDDGAVSILLSHGSASWTRGVRKLVLSRTTGLGYFGLEKLVRACPLLEAVDVSHCWTYGDREADALSCAVGLRELNMDKCLGVSDIGLAKIAIRCSKLERLSLKWCLEVSDMGIDLLSKKCLDLKFLDVSYLKITSESLRSIASLLKLEVFIMVGCYLVDDVGLRFLEKGCPLLKAIDVSRCNCVSPSGLLSVVTGHVGLEQMGAGYCLSELSAPLINGLKNLKQLSIIRIEGVRVSDFILEIIGTNCKSLVELGLSKCIGVTNIGIMQLVFGSVNLKTLDLTCCRFITDAAISTIANSCPNLTCLKLESCDMVTEIGLYQLGSSCLLLEELDLTDCSGINDIALKYLSRCSELVRLKLGLCTNISDIGLVHIACNCQKLTELDLYRCVRIGDDGLAALSTGCNKLTMLNLSYCNRITDTGLKCIGYLVELSDLELRGLSNITSIGIKAVAVSCKRLADLDLKQCEKIDDSGFWALAYYSQNLRQINMSYCNVSDRVLCLLMGNLKRLQDAKLVHLDNVTVQGLELALRSCCGRIKKVKLQSSLRFSLSSEILETIHARGCKIRWD, from the exons ATGTTGTCCGAatctcttttctctctcttaACAGAAGACCTACTAATCCGAATCCTCCAAAAACTCGATTCAGATCGGAAATCATGGCGGTTAGTATGCAAAGATTTCAATCGGGTCGAATCTTTAACCCGAAAGAACATCCGGATTCTCCGCGTTGAATTTTTAATCGGATTACTTCAAAAGTATTGCAACATTGAAATGCTTGATTTTTCAATGTGTCCGCGAATTGACGATGGAGCAGTGTCGATTTTACTGAGTCACGGATCGGCGAGTTGGACTCGGGGAGTTAGGAAGTTAGTACTGAGTCGAACTACCGGGTTAGGCTACTTTGGTTTGGAGAAGTTGGTTAGGGCTTGTCCGTTATTGGAGGCGGTTGATGTGTCACATTGTTGGACTTATGGTGACAGAGAGGCTGATGCGCTATCGTGCGCTGTGGGGTTGAGGGAACTTAATATGGATAAGTGTTTAGGAGTTAGTGATATTGGGTTGGCGAAGATTGCTATTAGGTGTAGTAAGTTGGAGAGGTTGAGTTTGAAGTGGTGTTTGGAGGTTTCTGATATGGGGATTGATCTTCTTTCTAAAAAATGCTTGGATTTGAAATTTCTTGATGTTTCTTATCTTAAG ATAACAAGTGAATCGTTACGATCAATAGCTTCTCTGTTAAAACTCGAGGTTTTCATTATGGTGGGATGCTATTTAGTGGATGATGTGGGATTGAGGTTTCTTGAAAAAGGATGTCCACTACTTAAG GCAATTGATGTATCAAGGTGTAACTGTGTTAGCCCATCTGGCTTATTATCCGTAGTTACCGGACACGTTGGTCTTGAGCAGATGGGTGCAGGATACTGCCTCTCT GAGCTGTCAGCGCCTCTTATTAATGGCTTGAAGAATTTAAAGCAGTTGAGCATAATTAGAATTGAGGGTGTCCGCGTTTCTGATTTTATCCTCGAGATCATTGGCACCAATTGCAAATCTTTAGTTGAACTTGGTTTAAGCAAATGTATAGGGGTGACCAACATTGGAATTATGCAGCTAGTATTTGGCTCCGTCAATTTGAAGACACTTGATTTGACCTGTTGTCGTTTCATAACTGATGCAGCCATCTCTACTATAGCAAACTCTTGTCCAAACCTTACATGTCTGAAGTTAGAGTCTTGTGATATGGTTACCGAGATCGGTCTGTATCAGCTTGGATCGAGTTGCTTGCTGCTTGAAGAGCTTGACCTTACTGATTGCTCTGGCATAAATGACATAG CACTCAAATATCTATCAAGGTGCTCAGAACTTGTAAGATTGAAGTTAGGACTATGCACAAACATATCAGACATAGGATTGGTGCACATTGCTTGTAACTGCCAAAAATTGACTGAACTTGACCTCTATCG CTGTGTACGTATAGGAGATGATGGGCTAGCAGCACTCTCAACTGGATGCAACAAGTTGACCATGCTCAACCTATCATATTGCAATAGAATTACAGACACAGGGCTGAAGTGTATCGGCTATCTAGTCGAACTCTCTGATCTTGAGTTGCGTGGGCTTTCGAACATCACAAGCATTGGTATTAAAGCAGTTGCAGTCAGTTGCAAGAGGTTGGCTGATTTAGATTTGAAACAATGTGAAAAAATTGATGATTCGGGTTTTTGGGCCCTTGCGTATTATTCACAAAACCTACGGCAG ATAAATATGAGCTACTGTAACGTGTCGGATCGTGTGCTGTGCCTGCTTATGGGTAACCTGAAACGCCTCCAGGATGCCAAACTGGTTCATCTTGATAATGTCACTGTACAAGGATTGGAGCTTGCCCTTAGATCTTGTTGTGGTCGGATTAAAAAGGTTAAACTGCAGAGTTCTCTAAGGTTTTCGCTTTCCTCAGAAATACTGGAAACAATCCATGCACGAGGCTGCAAGATCAGATGGGATTAG
- the LOC105851833 gene encoding uncharacterized protein: protein KRRRRHHRHSYDSDSYSSSSLSDHSRSESSSDSEQETSHRSKRHKKRSESSSDSEQETSHRSKRHKKRSESSSDSEQETSHRSKRHKKSDRPKKNKEKERSRSHRHKRKKHNLKEKQNDERSSSPVQLSKFLGRDKDDGVRRSAVSGKKILLKLDKTKEDKVAESKRNELLNFLNASFD from the exons AAACGACGTCGCAGGCATCACCGTCACTCTTACGATTCTGATTCTTATTCATCATCCTCCCTCTCTGACCACTCCAG AAGTGAGAGTTCTTCTGATAGCGAGCAAGAAACATCTCATCGTTCAAAGAGGCACAAAAAAAGAAGTGAGAGTTCTTCTGATAGCGAGCAAGAAACATCTCATCGTTCAAAGAGGCACAAAAAAAGAAGTGAGAGTTCTTCTGATAGCGAGCAAGAAACATCTCATCGTTCAAAGAGGCACAAAAAAAGCGATAGACCGAAGAAG AATAAGGAAAAGGAGCGAAGTAGAAGCCATCGCCATAAGCGGAAGAAGCATAATCTAAAAGAG AAGCAGAACGATGAGAGGAGCAGCAGCCCTGTGCAGCTTTCCAAG TTTTTAGGGCGCGACAAAGATGACGGTGTTCGCCGTAGTGCTGTATCTGGCAAGAAG ATTCTTCTCAAACTTGATAAAACAAAGGAAGATAAGGTGGCTGAGAGCAAGAGAAATGAACTGCTTAACTTTTTAAATGCTAGTTTTGATTAG
- the LOC101491746 gene encoding probable pectinesterase/pectinesterase inhibitor 21: MFEGEDSQKKRRIAIIGVSTILLVAMVVAATVSVGFGKNVEAEDASKDSHISSSVKAVQTICEPTDYRKECEESLTAQAGNITDPRELVKIAFNITITKISDGLSKTQLLHEVESDERTKEALDTCKQLMNLSIDEFKRSLEKFSNFDLNNLDRVLTSLKVWLSGAITYQETCLDAFENTTTNAGEKMKEILQTAMHMSSNGLSIINELSKTFTEMKPAGRRLLKDDGELHVVGRGDFEFPEWVDDRVGVRKLLKMTGRKLQAHVVVAKDGTGNFTTINEALKHVPKKNLRPFVIYIKEGIYNEYVEVSRNMTHVVFIGDGGRKSRITGNKNFIDGVGTYRTATVAILGDFFVGIGIGFENSAGPEKHQAVALRVQADRSIFYKCRMDGYQDTLYAHTMRQFYRDCVITGTIDFVFGDSVAVLQNCTFVVRKPLENQQCIVTAQGRKERNQPSGLIIQGGSIVSDPKYFPVRFDNKAYLARPWKNFSRTIFMDTYIGDLITPDGYMPWQTIEGITGTETCYYAEYNNRGPGSDITKRVKWEGVKTITSEGANTFLPTAFFHGDDWIRVTRVPYYPGGAAPSRTRTH, translated from the exons atgtttgaaGGAGAAGATTCTCAGAAGAAGAGGAGAATCGCCATTATTGGCGTCTCAACCATTCTATTAGTAGCCATGGTTGTGGCAGCCACAGTAAGCGTCGGCTTCGGCAAAAACGTGGAAGCAGAGGATGCTTCTAAAGATTCTCACATTTCTTCATCCGTTAAAGCCGTTCAAACCATTTGCGAACCAACCGATTACAGAAAAGAATGTGAGGAAAGTCTAACAGCACAAGCCGGTAACATAACAGATCCAAGAGAACTCGTCAAAATCGCATTCAACATTACCATCACCAAAATCAGCGACGGACTTTCAAAAACACAACTCCTTCACGAGGTTGAAAGTGACGAAAGAACTAAGGAAGCACTTGACACGTGTAAACAACTCATGAACCTTTCTATTGATGAATTCAAAAGATCATTAGAAAAGTTTAGTAATTTTGACCTTAATAACCTCGACAGAGTGCTCACAAGTTTAAAGGTTTGGTTAAGTGGGGCCATTACATATCAAGAAACTTGTTTAGATGCATTTGAAAATACCACTACCAATGCTGgtgaaaaaatgaaagagatTTTGCAAACCGCTATGCATATGAGTAGTAACGGTCTTTCAATAATTAACGAACTTTCAAAAACATTCACTGAGATGAAACCTGCGGGTCGTAGACTATTGAAGGATGATGGAGAATTGCATGTTGTTGGTCGTGGTGATTTTGAGTTTCCTGAATGGGTTGATGACCGTGTTGGTGTTAGAAAATTGCTTAAAATGACTGGAAGAAAACTTCAAGCTCATGTTGTTGTTGCTAAAGATGGAACTGGAAATTTCACTACAATTAATGAGGCTCTTAAGCATGTTCCCAAGAAAAACTTGAGAccttttgttatttatatcaagGAGGGTATTTATAATGAGTATGTTGAAGTTTCTAGAAACATGACTCATGTTGTTTTTATTGGTGATGGTGGTAGGAAGTCACGTATCACTGGTAACAAAAACTTCATCGATGGTGTTGGTACTTACAGAACCGCCACTGTTG CTATTCTTGGAGATTTCTTCGTTGGTATTGGTATTGGATTTGAAAACTCTGCTGGTCCTGAAAAGCATCAAGCAGTTGCATTGAGAGTCCAAGCTGACAGATCAATCTTCTACAAATGCAGAATGGACGGATACCAAGACACACTTTACGCACACACCATGCGTCAATTCTACCGCGATTGTGTTATCACAGGTACCATTGACTTTGTCTTCGGCGATTCCGTTGCAGTTCTCCAAAACTGCACTTTCGTCGTAAGAAAGCCATTGGAAAACCAACAGTGCATTGTGACCGCACAAggtagaaaagaaagaaaccaACCATCAGGATTAATCATCCAAGGAGGTTCAATTGTATCAGATCCTAAATACTTTCCAGTTAGATTCGACAACAAGGCCTATTTGGCTCGTCCATGGAAAAATTTCTCAAGAACAATTTTCATGGATACTTACATTGGTGATTTAATCACACCTGATGGTTATATGCCATGGCAAACAATTGAAGGTATTACAGGAACTGAAACTTGTTACTATGCTGAGTACAATAACCGTGGACCTGGTTCTGATATTACCAAGCGTGTTAAATGGGAAGGTGTTAAAACAATTACATCAGAAGGAGCAAATACTTTCTTGCCAACAGCTTTCTTCCATGGAGATGATTGGATTAGAGTTACTAGGGTTCCTTATTATCCTGGTGGGGCTGCTCCTAGTAGAACCCGGACTCATtga